From a region of the Buteo buteo chromosome 7, bButBut1.hap1.1, whole genome shotgun sequence genome:
- the LOC142033365 gene encoding transcription factor HES-4-A-like: MTAAATPGGTHKLASSKEERKLRKPLIERKRRERINNCLDQLKETVVGAFHLDQSKLEKADILEMTVKHLQNIQSSKLMADSKVGLEAQQRYSTGYIQCMHEVHNLLLTCEWMDKTLGARLLNHLLKSLPRSGEDTCKAALRSSSPSQQPLLTPKSLPSPKGSTWGTDPSQERFYPAENKQASRSSFQLPTLSVFSQVDAAPPRQVLQPNFSHNNPRMGSLDMWRPW, encoded by the exons ttAAGGAAACCCCTTATCGAGCGGAAGCGCAGGGAAAGGATTAACAACTGCTTGGACCAGCTGAAGGAGACCGTTGTTGGCGCGTTTCATCTGGAT CAGTCtaaactggaaaaagcagaCATCCTTGAAATGACGGTAAAGCACCTCCAGAACATCCAGAGCAGCAAGTTGATGG CCGACTCCAAAGTGGGTCTGGAAGCCCAGCAGAGGTACAGCACCGGGTACATCCAGTGCATGCATGAGGTGCACaacctcctcctcacctgtgAGTGGATGGACAAGACCCTCGGGGCGCGGCTGTTAAACCACCTGCTGAAATCCTTACCCAGGTCTGGCGAAGACACCTGCAAAGCGGCACTGAGGTCTTCGAGCCCATCTCAGCAGCCTCTCCTGACACCAAAAAGCCTGCCGAGCCCAAAGGGGAGCACTTGGGGCACAGACCCATCGCAGGAGCGCTTCTACCCTGCAGAGAACAAGCAGGCTTCGAGAAGTTCCTTCCAGCTGCCGACGCTGTCGGTTTTCAGCCAGGTTGATGCTGCACCTCCCAGACAGGTCCTGCAGCCAAATTTTTCCCATAACAACCCTAGAATGGGGTCATTAGATATGTGGAGACCATGGTga